The following proteins come from a genomic window of Aspergillus luchuensis IFO 4308 DNA, chromosome 3, nearly complete sequence:
- a CDS encoding putative amino acid permease (COG:E;~EggNog:ENOG410PHFY;~InterPro:IPR002293;~PFAM:PF00324,PF13520;~TransMembrane:14 (i73-90o105-129i141-162o168-187i199-220o226-248i269-293o305-323i335-352o358-385i406-428o434-458i470-489o509-527i);~go_component: GO:0016020 - membrane [Evidence IEA];~go_function: GO:0022857 - transmembrane transporter activity [Evidence IEA];~go_process: GO:0055085 - transmembrane transport [Evidence IEA]): protein MYIPQTLATRFSSVIDLTAWLFLVMDATKDDELAGPSSPAQEKVAQISELGDKHEQDRLEGSRYKPQLRRNRSVFTLLFQTLAIAAIPFGEGGPLLDAIYGGGPLSIFVGWIVVCLLCECIALSLAELASRYPTSAGPYYWSYRVAGSSKAAVSFVTCWVWLVGNWTITLSVNFGFASIAAASISMFRPGWTITSWQLLLILYAVLLGAFIICTFGNRYLPQVDMICALWTVLTILVILIALSVKAGAGRHSAAYALSHYDSSLSGWSGFSFFIGLLAPAYTFCAIGMVASMAEECNKPAVEVPWALSLCVPVGCITGLFFILPICFTIPPLEDVINAPVGQVVPYIFHVVMDSPGGGLALTVLVLIVNFCASLSITVCASRASWAIARDDAIPLSRLWARVHPDLGVPVWSLTFGTVIQMLLGLINLGSSEAFTAFVSAGVIALAVSYAIPIALSLLNGRREVSQAPWTCGPIFGPIVNVIALCWIAFELVLFSMPTSLPVTRVSMNYGSVVVVGFMAISAFWYAVHARKAFKGPLASVEMI, encoded by the exons GAGCAGGACAGGCTCGAAGGCTCGAGGTACAAGCCGCAATTGCGTCGTAACCGCTCGGTCTTCACTCTTCTTTTCCAGACATTAGCCATTGCCGCGATCCCctttggagagggagggccTCTCCTCGACGCCATCTATGGCGGCGGCCCATTGTCCATATTCGTCGGCTGGATCGTCGTCTGCCTCTTATGCGAGTGTATCGCCCTCTCACTTGCTGAACTCGCGTCTCGATATCCCACCTCAGCTGGGCCGTATTACTGGTCATACCGGGTTGCAGGAAGCTCTAAAGCAGCTGTATCTTTCGTTACCTGTTGGGTTTGGCTGGTTGGCAATTGGACCATCACTCTATCGGTCAACTTCGGGTTTGCATCCATAGCCGCGGCCTCGATCTCAATGTTCCGTCCAGGATGGACGATCACTAGCTGGCAACTTCTGCTGATCTTATACGCTGTCTTATTGGGGGCATTCATCATCTGTACATTCGGTAACCGGTATCTACCTCAGGTGGACATGATCTGCGCACTCTGGACGGTGCTTACAATTCTTGTCATCCTTATTGCGCTCTCTGTGAAGGCGGGTGCCGGCAGGCATAGTGCTGCCTATGCATTAAGTCACTACGACTCCAGCTTGTCGGGATGGtcgggcttctccttcttcattggACTTCTCGCGCCCGCATACACGTTCTGTGCCATCGGCATGGTTGCATCCATGGCAGAAGAATGCAACAAGCCAGCCGTGGAAGTACCATGGGCCCTCAGCCTCTGTGTCCCCGTAGGGTGCATAACAGGTctattcttcatcctccccatctgcTTCACCATTCCTCCTTTGGAAGATGTCATCAATGCCCCTGTTGGCCAAGTTGTGCCATATATTTTCCATGTAGTCATGGACAGTCCCGGCGGCGGCCTTGCTCTCACTGTGCTTGTTTTGATCGTCAATTTCTGCGCTAGCCTCAGCATTACCGTCTGCGCTTCACGAGCCAGTTGGGCGATCGCTCGAGATGACGCTATCCCTCTCTCGCGGTTATGGGCGCGCGTACACCCGGACCTTGGCGTACCTGTCTGGTCCTTGACCTTCGGCACCGTCATTCAGATGCTTCTAGGGCTCATTAACCTCGGTAGCAGCGAGGCCTTCACTGCCTTTGTCTCCGCGGGTGTCATCGCTCTCGCAGTCTCGTACGCTATCCCCATTGCACTGAGCCTCCTGAACGGTCGTCGCGAGGTGTCCCAAGCTCCTTGGACCTGCGGTCCCATCTTCGGGCCAATCGTCAATGTCATCGCTTTATGTTGGATTGCCTTCGAGCTGGTTCTCTTCAGTATGCCAACCTCGCTGCCTGTCACTCGTGTTTCCATGAATTACGGCTCTGTTGTCGTCGTAGGATTCATGGCCATCTCGGCATTCTGGTACGCCGTGCATGCGCGGAAAG CTTTCAAGGGACCGCTGGCATCGGTTGAGATGATATGA
- a CDS encoding 60S ribosomal protein uL6 (COG:J;~EggNog:ENOG410PI94;~InterPro:IPR002359,IPR036789,IPR000702,IPR020040;~PFAM:PF00347;~go_component: GO:0005840 - ribosome [Evidence IEA];~go_function: GO:0003735 - structural constituent of ribosome [Evidence IEA];~go_function: GO:0019843 - rRNA binding [Evidence IEA];~go_process: GO:0006412 - translation [Evidence IEA]): MRYIYSEERLPIPENVKVHIRSRIVTVEGPRGKLVKDLSHIAVTFGRPEKNVISIEMHHGVRKGMASLRTVRTLINNLIIGVTKGFKYKMRYVYAHFPINVNIEKNPETGLHDVEIRNFLGEKYVRRVTAQPGVEVITSPNVKDELQISGNSLEGVSQSAADIQQICRVRNKDIRKFLDGLYVSERGNIVEE, translated from the exons ATGCGGTACATTTACTCCGAGGAACGGCTGCCTATCCCCGAGAATG TGAAGGTTCACATTCGCTCGCGCATTGTGACCGTTGAGGGACCCCGAG GCAAGCTCGTCAAGGACCTCTCCCACATTGCCGTCACCTTCGGCCGCCCCGAGAAGAATGTCATCTCCATTGAGATGCACCACGGTGTCCGCAAGGGAATGGCCTCCCTTCGTACCGTCCGcaccctcatcaacaacctgaTCATCGGTGTCACCAAGGGCTTCAAGTACAAGATGCGCTACGTCTACGCTCACTTTCCCATCAACGTCAACATCGAGAAGAACCCCGAGACCGGCCTGCACGACGTTGAGATCAG AAACTTCTTGGGTGAGAAGTACGTCCGCCGTGTGACCGCCCAGCCTGGCGTTGAGGTCATCACCTCCCCCAACGTTAAGGATGAGCTCCAGATCTCCGGTAACTCCCTGGAGGGTGTCTCCCAGAGTGCTGCCGACATCCAGCAGATCTGCCGTGTCCGCAACAAGGATATCCGTAAG TTCCTTGACGGTCTGTACGTGTCGGAGCGGGGTAACATTGTCGAGGAGTAA
- a CDS encoding triacylglycerol lipase family protein (COG:I;~EggNog:ENOG410PG8A;~InterPro:IPR021771,IPR016035,IPR002641;~PFAM:PF11815,PF01734;~TransMembrane:2 (o6-25i208-228o);~go_function: GO:0004806 - triglyceride lipase activity [Evidence IEA];~go_process: GO:0006629 - lipid metabolic process [Evidence IEA]) — MGSWTTICRIFFAVLNMILDVAFFWKERLLSWWRSKSPRKRLQHVLRTASTFEEWEEAAFELDELLSMDLWRQNPTSRHYDYRLILGRLEALMSAREDEDILTLANLLRSGLLRNLGNITSPKMFLHAYAGTKLLIDDYITQVALSIQQVTALQTAPIHDSGFSSQAKLELLHDTRQAFGRTTLLLQGGSMFGLCHLGVVKALHLRGLLPRIITGTGMGALIAALVGIHSENELLTFLDSGAIDLSAFDRRRRMKRPEEESWWLPTNLGDSWLGTLLRRVNRFIQKGYFLDAEVLEECVRANLGDLTFEEAYARSKRILNITVATSNKNATPNLLNYLTAPNVLIWSAAVASNASNNSLYQPVTIYCKDETGSIVPWPHSRDATFYQSWRQGQYKEEESPLARIAELFNVNHFIVSQARPYLIPFLRSDSNLLDRRPTDQWSITQALMRLFTAELHHRLGQLDYMGLLPATLARLLIEETIPGPHITLVPDVSLLDLPKLFQNPSKDRLAYWSLKGERGVWPAVSALKVRCVIEIEIDKGYQVVRRRQPSENAPSTPRRMPNEGLPRRRRGYSIDYGRDMLNFSGSLDCQDDSNY, encoded by the exons ATGGGGTCCTGGACGACCATCTGCCGAATATTCTTCGCTGTCCTAAATATGATACTCGacgtcgccttcttctggAAAGAA CGATTACTGTCCTGGTGGAGATCCAAGTCTCCCCGGAAGCGACTGCAACATGTCCTGAGGACAGCATCCACCTTTGAAGAATGGGAAGAGGCTGCTTTCGAGCTTGATGAGCTCCTCAGCATGGATCTCTG GCGTCAGAATCCTACAAGCCGGCATTATGACTACCGACTGATACTGGGTCGACTGGAGGCTCTTATGAGCGCtcgcgaggatgaggatatcCTGACCCTTGCGAACCTGCTTCGCTCCGGGTTACTCCGTAATCTGGGCAACATCACCTCACCTAAGATGTTTCTGCATGCCTACGCCGGCACCAAGCTTCTCATAGATGACTATATCACACAAGTCGCGCTCTCGATTCAACAGGTCACCGCTCTACAGACGGCTCCGATCCACGACAGCGGATTCTCGTCGCAGGCAAAGCTTGAGCTTCTGCACGATACTCGGCAGGCCTTCGGGAGAACGACCCTGCTATTACAGGGCGGTTCCATGTTCGGCCTCTGTCACCTCGGTGTGGTGAAGGCTCTCCATTTGCGTGGCCTCCTCCCAAGGATCATCACCGGGACAGGGATGGGGGCGCTCATTGCAGCATTGGTGGGTATCCATAGCGAAAATGAGCTGCTCACCTTCCTGGACAGCGGTGCCATCGATCTAAGCGCCTTCGATCGTAGGCGGCGGATGAAGcggccagaagaagagagttgGTGGTTGCCCACTAACCTCGGAGACAGTTGGCTGGGGACACTCTTGCGGCGAGTCAATCGATTCATCCAGAAAGGCTACTTTCTTGATGCGGAGGTGCTGGAAGAATGCGTGCGCGCCAATCTCGGTGATCTCACTTTCGAAGAAGCATATGCCCGGTCCAAGCGCATACTCAATATCACGGTTGCCACATCAAATAAAAACGCTACCCCGAATTTGCTGAACTACTTGACTGCACCGAATGTG TTGATCTGGTCCGCCGCTGTAGCCTCCAACGCATCCAACAACTCACTCTACCAGCCAGTCACAATATACTGCAAAGACGAAACTGGCTCGATCGTACCTTGGCCGCATTCTCGGGATGCAACCTTCTATCAATCCTGGCGTCAAGGTCAATACAAAGAGGAAGAATCACCGCTAGCCCGGATTGCCGAGCTATTCAACGTCAACCATTTTATCGTGTCGCAGGCCCGACCATACCTAATCCCCTTCCTACGCTCAGACTCAAACCTATTGGACCGTCGCCCAACCGACCAATGGAGCATCACCCAAGCTCTAATGCGTCTCTTCACTGCCGagctccaccaccgcctcggACAACTAGACTACATGGGCCTCCTTCCAGCCACTCTTGCACGGCTCCTCATTGAGGAGACCATCCCTGGCCCCCATATCACCCTCGTCCCCGACGTCTCCCTCCTGGACCTCCCCAAGCTCTTCCAGAATCCAAGCAAAGACCGTCTAGCTTATTGGTCTCTCAAAGGAGAGCGAGGCGTCTGGCCCGCCGTCAGCGCATTAAAAGTTCGTTGCGTCATCGAAATCGAGATCGACAAGGGCTACCAGGTCGTGCGCCGACGACAACCATCCGAAAACGCCCCATCAACGCCGCGTCGCATGCCCAATGAAGGACTCCCGCGTCGCCGTAGAGGCTATAGCATTGATTATGGTAGAGATATGCTGAATTTCTCTGGAAGTCTGGACTGCCAGGATGATTCAAACTATTAG
- a CDS encoding glutaredoxin (COG:O;~EggNog:ENOG410PN7D;~InterPro:IPR011899,IPR014025,IPR036249,IPR002109;~PFAM:PF00462;~TransMembrane:1 (i7-25o);~go_function: GO:0015035 - protein disulfide oxidoreductase activity [Evidence IEA]) has product MLSQRRIRLLAIAVVVIIIMTFYYSSEARSVQNQQFYRSTVAAMEAQKQAKEAGTAANIPPQKDQPKQNPIKEETKPAMDNDREEPAIPKANNDADEVEEIPIAGRTKMTVPKNRNDPEKETSEQPQEQKPETDDHAAAVAELNGILKRAPIIVFSKSYCPYSAKAKSILLDKYSIVPAPFVVELDKHELGRPLQALLGENTGRRTVPNVLVNGKSIGGGDDVTALDQKDELASTLRSLGGKWVQEVHRKE; this is encoded by the exons ATGCTTTCGCAGCGGCGCATTCGGCTTCTGGCCATCGCCGTGGTGgtcataatcatcatgacTTTCTACTATTCG AGTGAAGCCCGGAGTGTTCAGAATCAACAATTCTACCGATCAACCGtggcggcgatggaggcTCAAAAGCAGGCAAAGGAAGCCGGAACAGCAGCCAACATACCGCCGCAGAAGGACCAGCCCAAACAAAACCCTATCAAGGAAGAGACGAAGCCTGCCATGGACAACGATAGGGAAGAACCGGCGATCCCCAAGGCCAACAATGATGCGGACGAAGTAGAAGAGATCCCAATTGCAGGCAGAACCAAGATGACAGTACCTAAGAATCGAAATGATCCGGAGAAAGAGACATCGGAACAGCCGCAAGAGCAAAAACCGGAGACAGATGATCATGCGGCCGCCGTGGCCGAGCTGAATGGAATATTGAAGCGGGCACCAA TCATTGTATTCTCCAAATCCTACTGTCCGTATAGCGCCAAGGCGAAGTCTATCCTCTTGGACAAATACTCGATTGTTCCTGCACCTTTTGTGGTGGAGCTTGATAAGCATGAGTTGGGTCGACCGCTTCAGGCGTTGCTGGGAGAAAATACCGGGCGTCGCACTGTCCCGAACGTGTTGGTCAACGGGAAAAgcattggaggaggggatgatgtgaCGGCTCTGGATCAAAAGGACGAATTGGCTTCAACATTGAGAAGCTTGGGGGGTAAGTGGGTCCAGGAGGTCCATCGTAAAGAATGA
- a CDS encoding uncharacterized protein (COG:S;~EggNog:ENOG410PI1R;~InterPro:IPR000073,IPR029058;~PFAM:PF12697,PF00561;~TransMembrane:1 (o539-558i)) translates to MATMNRAEDPLASKSDDAPFHSPPSLPRHHRSIPSRTQLSDPSATAVDPASPEVISSLISSLSTISVPLQSHFDNIPRIDTETNPCAPVYIPPCQPPSLDQRQPSEHDLSVRNRTRQASEEALQTPFLHPDDAAAPPIIRMARAPPSPKHKATFDPPLSPGRPTSRGSYTSSKAAYEDTAFGTITTEPGPRVSTANSVASSGSRKSLRNQFGLLKRPSREFCSDKDRKTERLRKTCSYNDGLRHNIPRSRASIRSLCSMADVVEETRPVRAATEPSREPTFSRPSSKERHSLQSARDSAPSTPGGIGSGRVIPARESSLRHSFSSSPKHRRSTRHSRYSSTSSREMKVDSAVSGVGNEAEQVTKRIQELKDQQQKIKSELEIDDTPEKPSKPAPAVASAREMQNASASSGTMEHRQIVRQANGGFDESAPAPAVMTGKSRSSLASKSISNPPPSLERSDQLARYRGPLEQSTSAFTHKRSPSGSATPVGVSSGEERPTSADSIDLAVYDYISSPKLTQKVSHPTSGRTIAFSEVGDPKGYVVLCCLGMGLTRYLMAFYDELARSLRLRLITLDRPGVGESGPYVDEVGTPLSWPDDVAIVCNHLKVTKFSIMAHSAGAIYALATALRIPQHIRGRIHLLAPWIPPSQLSSIGSQKAPVPTNAVPYSQRILRALPTSILKVANSSFMTATSASLTSSLPKSPRRAKRKGLLKDSSSPTGAEAKSTQRLPSKISQQGADLKALEGLKASDFSAAEGYPKADPTASQALLSTTQERERQTDYDNRLTHKIWELATTNANPAVDLLVCLERRQPIGFRYVDITRNVVIHHGSRDTRVPVDNVRWLGQMMRRCEVRVLEGEGHGLMASAAVMGNVLMEIAKEWEDWMIVVQGKRRATVGTRSGIAVQA, encoded by the exons ATGGCAACCATGAATCGCGCCGAGGATCCTCTGGCGTCAAAGTCTGATGATGCCCCTTTTCACTCCCCCCCTTCGCTTCCCCGGCATCACAGGTCCATCCCTTCGCGCACGCAGCTTAGTGACCCTTCAGCAACGGCGGTTGACCCGGCGTCTCCCGAAGTCATTTCCTCTTTGATTTCCTCGCTTTCAACAATCTCGGTGCCTCTCCAATCGCATTTCGACAACATCCCGCGCATTGATACGGAGACGAATCCTTGTGCGCCAGTGTACATTCCCCCATGTCAACCTCCCAGTCTTGACCAACGGCAACCCAGCGAGCATGATCTTTCAGTGAGGAACCGGACGCGGCAGGCGTCTGAGGAGGCATTGCAGACTCCCTTTCTGCATCCAGATGATGCGGCGGCTCCTCCTATCATTCGCATGGCACGGGCGCCTCCATCCCCCAAACACAAAGCGACTTTCGATCCGCCCTTGTCTCCAGGAAGACCGACATCTAGGGGCTCATACACGTCATCCAAGGCAGCGTATGAAGATACTGCGTTTGGTACTATCACCACGGAACCGGGCCCACGAGTGTCGACAGCAAATAGTGTGGCTTCTTCGGGCTCTAGGAAGAGCCTGAGAAATCAGTTTGGCCTCCTCAAGAGGCCATCTCGAGAATTTTGCAGTGATAAAGACAGGAAAACCGAACGGCTACGCAAAACGTGTAGCTACAACGACGGCCTGAGACACAATATACCGCGCAGTCGTGCTAGTATACGTTCGTTGTGTTCTATGGCTGACGTCGTGGAGGAGACACGCCCAGTGCGTGCAGCCACCGAGCCCAGCAGGGAACCGACATTCAGCAGGCCCTCCAGTAAGGAACGCCATTCGTTGCAAAGCGCTCGCGATAGTGCGCCGAGTACACCAGGCGGTATTGGTAGCGGACGTGTTATTCCTGCTCGCGAGTCTTCGTTGCGCCATAGCTTTTCTTCCAGCCCAAAGCACCGCAGATCCACCCGTCATAGCCGGTACTCTTCAACCAGTAGCAGAGAGATGAAAGTGGACAGTGCGGTATCGGGCGTGGGCAACGAAGCCGAACAGGTAACGAAGCGAATACAAGAATTGAAAGACCAGCAACAAAAGATCAAGAGCGAACTAGAAATAGATGATACCCCGGAGAAGCCTTCTAAGCCTGCCCCCGCCGTCGCATCTGCCCGGGAGATGCAGAATGCTAGTGCCAGCAGCGGAACGATGGAGCATAGGCAGATCGTCCGCCAAGCAAATGGTGGCTTCGACGAGAGTGCGCCGGCCCCAGCAGTCATGACGGGCAAGAGCCGCTCTTCGCTGGCCTCGAAGTCAATCAGTAACCCGCCACCGTCTCTGGAGAGATCTGACCAGCTTGCTCGTTACCGTGGTCCTTTGGAACAATCGACCTCAGCCTTTACCCATAAGCGCTCCCCATCCGGCTCTGCTACTCCCGTTGGTGTCTCGAGTGGGGAGGAACGCCCCACAAGTGCCGATTCCATTGATCTTGCGGTCTACGACTACATATCTTCCCCGAAACTTACCCAGAAGGTGTCACATCCTACATCAGGCCGTACCATAGCGTTCTCCGAGGTTGGAGATCCTAAGGGATATGTGGTACTTTGCTGTCTTGGAATGGGCCTCACCAGATATCTGATGGCGTTTTACGATGAGCTGGCACGATCACTGCGCCTGCGGCTCATTACATTGGATCGCCCCGGTGTGGGAGAAAGCGGCCCCTACGTCGACGAGGTGGGAACTCCCCTCAGTTGGCCTG ATGATGTCGCCATTGTGTGCAACCACCTCAAAGTTACCAAGTTTTCAATCATGGCGCACTCTGCGGGTGCTATCTATGCGTTGGCTACTGCGCTTCGGATCCCACAGCATATCCGGGGCCGCATTCATCTGTTAGCACCCTGGATTCCACCTTCTCAGCTGTCTAGCATTGGCTCGCAAAAGGCTCCGGTCCCCACGAATGCCGTCCCGTACTCCCAGCGAATTCTCCGAGCCCTACCCACGTCCATTCTCAAGGTGGCCAATTCAAGCTTCATGACTGCAACTAGTGCAAGCCTGACCTCTAGCCTCCCAAAGTCTCCGCGCCGGGCTAAACGGAAAGGGCTGCTCAAGGATAGCTCCAGTCCCACCGGCGCTGAAGCCAAGAGCACGCAACGGCTCCCATCCAAGATCTCCCAGCAAGGGGCAGATTTGAAGGCCCTTGAGGGACTGAAGGCATCTGATTTCTCTGCTGCCGAGGGATACCCGAAGGCTGACCCCACAGCAAGTCAGGCCTTACTTTCCACGACGCAAGAACGGGAACGCCAGACCGATTACGATAACCGACTTACACATAAGATTTGGGAGCTAGCGACTACAAATGCAAACCCGGCGGTAGATCTGCTGGTCTGCTTGGAACGTCGTCAGCCCATTGGCTTCCGATATGTGGATATCACCCGCAACGTTGTCATCCACCATGGCAGCCGGGACACCCGTGTCCCGGTGGACAATGTCCGATGGCTGGGGCAAATGATGCGACGATGTGAGGTTCGCGtgctggaaggagagggtCATGGGCTGATGGCCTCGGCGGCAGTGATGGGCAATGTGCTCATGGAGATTGCCAAGGAATGGGAAGATTGGATGATCGTGGTCCAGGGCAAGCGCAGAGCTACCGTTGGAACACGTTCAGGTATTGCAGTTCAAGCGTGA